Proteins encoded within one genomic window of Mesotoga sp. Brook.08.105.5.1:
- a CDS encoding lysylphosphatidylglycerol synthase transmembrane domain-containing protein, with the protein MKRTTRNFLIAISLSVLIIVIVLLATDFNKSISYLASANPGWLFLTFCLTVGTWFFEAVTLKTFALMRSLTIPLTYLFKITVIGTFFNGITPFSSGGQPAQIVFMQRKGISVGESTAMLVSRFLIYQSVITVLGAAAIIKAYPIVVGRISNLAVLSIFGFVLNSFVFAFLILFSLNPGFTEKLIRLMINLLSRIRIIKDRDSMIEKALRELRFFHSSMKCLIERPVTLVMASLSTLAQLICMISIPFFVSLSIGTPVNYLEITSVQLILFLVVSLIPTPGASGVSEGGYVLFFKSFFGDGIGAALLIWRFFSYYANIIFGGMLSAHEIGFKSKSRF; encoded by the coding sequence ATGAAGAGAACCACAAGGAACTTTTTGATCGCTATCTCGTTGAGCGTTCTGATTATAGTAATTGTCCTACTTGCTACCGACTTCAACAAATCGATCTCTTATCTTGCAAGTGCCAATCCCGGATGGCTCTTTCTTACTTTTTGTCTGACAGTTGGCACTTGGTTCTTTGAAGCAGTAACCCTTAAGACTTTTGCTTTGATGAGGAGCCTGACAATCCCTTTGACTTATCTTTTCAAGATCACGGTTATTGGAACCTTCTTCAATGGGATCACGCCCTTCTCCTCGGGAGGACAGCCCGCACAGATAGTTTTTATGCAAAGAAAGGGAATATCTGTTGGCGAGTCAACAGCAATGTTGGTCTCAAGGTTTCTGATTTACCAGTCAGTAATTACTGTTCTTGGAGCTGCTGCAATCATTAAGGCTTATCCCATAGTTGTGGGAAGGATTTCCAACTTGGCCGTTCTGTCGATTTTCGGTTTCGTACTCAACAGCTTTGTTTTTGCATTCTTGATTCTATTCTCCTTAAACCCAGGGTTCACGGAAAAGCTAATTCGCTTGATGATCAACTTGCTGAGCAGAATAAGGATCATAAAGGATAGAGATTCGATGATAGAGAAGGCTCTTAGAGAACTGCGTTTCTTCCACTCTTCAATGAAGTGTCTTATAGAAAGACCTGTTACACTTGTCATGGCATCATTGAGTACGCTGGCTCAGCTGATCTGCATGATATCAATTCCGTTTTTTGTTTCACTTTCGATCGGTACTCCCGTCAACTACCTTGAGATCACTTCCGTCCAACTGATACTCTTTCTTGTTGTCTCGCTTATTCCTACCCCGGGAGCAAGCGGTGTTTCTGAAGGCGGTTATGTTCTCTTCTTCAAATCCTTCTTTGGCGATGGGATAGGAGCCGCACTGCTTATTTGGAGATTCTTCAGCTACTACGCCAACATCATTTTCGGTGGAATGCTTTCGGCACACGAAATTGGGTTCAAATCTAAATCTCGTTTCTAA